The proteins below are encoded in one region of Pseudomonas sp. SCB32:
- a CDS encoding propionyl-CoA synthetase: MNYRQCYDRSIAEPSAFWAEQARRVAWYRAPQDILQSLPDGSHRWFADGRLNSSYLALDRQIELGRGEQTALIYDSPVTNTQQRFSYLELRDEVARLAGALRALGVERGDGVIIYMPMVPQAAMAMLACARIGAVHSVVFGGFAPYELALRIDDAKPKLVLTASCGLEFDRVIEYKPLVDKALELALHQPAHVLVLQRPQAMAELHAGRDLDWRETLAHAQPADPVELASGDPLYIMYTSGTTGKPKGIVRDNGGHAVALHYALPTIFGLQPGDIWWGVSDVGWVVGHSLIVYGPLMNGCTTVFYEGKPVRTPDAGSYWRVIEEHKVNSLFCAPTAIRAIRKEDPHGELLKHYDLGSLRHLFLAGEKLDSSTQHWLEELTGKPVHDHWWQTETGWPVTAPCTGLDGHDLRAGSTNRAVPGYHVQVVDDEGQVLGPNEQGSIVIALPLPPGCAQTLWNDHPRYLQAYLKTYPGYYHTGDGGYVDEEGFVYIMGRTDDVINVSGHRLSTGEMEELLSLHEAVAECAVIAVADELKGHVPLGLVVLKDDARIAEDALQRELVALVRERIGALACFQRAVVVKRLPKTRSGKILRAVLRKIADGEEYAPPSTIDDPSILGEIAERLGRAGLAKAS; this comes from the coding sequence ATGAACTACCGGCAGTGCTACGACCGCTCCATCGCGGAGCCGTCCGCTTTCTGGGCCGAGCAGGCCCGCCGCGTGGCCTGGTACCGCGCTCCGCAGGACATCCTGCAATCCCTGCCTGATGGCAGCCACCGTTGGTTCGCCGATGGCCGCCTGAACTCCAGCTACCTCGCGCTGGATCGCCAGATCGAGCTCGGCCGCGGCGAGCAGACCGCGCTGATCTACGACTCTCCTGTCACCAATACCCAGCAGCGCTTCAGCTACCTCGAGCTGCGCGACGAAGTCGCGCGCCTGGCCGGCGCCCTGCGCGCGCTGGGCGTGGAGCGGGGTGACGGGGTGATCATCTACATGCCGATGGTGCCGCAGGCGGCGATGGCGATGCTCGCCTGCGCGCGCATCGGCGCCGTGCACTCGGTGGTGTTCGGTGGCTTCGCGCCCTACGAGCTGGCGCTGCGCATCGACGACGCCAAGCCCAAGCTGGTCCTCACCGCGTCCTGCGGGCTGGAGTTCGACCGGGTCATCGAATACAAGCCGCTGGTGGACAAGGCCCTGGAACTGGCGCTGCACCAGCCGGCTCATGTGCTGGTGCTGCAGCGCCCGCAGGCGATGGCCGAGCTGCATGCCGGGCGCGACCTCGACTGGCGCGAGACCCTGGCCCACGCCCAGCCGGCGGACCCGGTGGAGCTGGCCAGCGGCGACCCGCTGTACATCATGTACACCTCCGGCACTACCGGGAAACCCAAGGGCATCGTGCGTGACAACGGTGGCCATGCGGTGGCGCTGCACTATGCACTGCCGACCATCTTCGGTCTGCAGCCGGGCGATATCTGGTGGGGCGTGTCCGATGTCGGCTGGGTGGTCGGCCACTCGCTGATTGTCTACGGCCCGCTGATGAACGGCTGCACCACGGTGTTCTACGAAGGCAAGCCGGTGCGCACCCCGGATGCCGGCAGCTACTGGCGGGTGATCGAGGAGCACAAGGTCAACAGCCTGTTCTGCGCGCCCACGGCGATCCGCGCGATCCGCAAGGAAGACCCCCACGGTGAACTGCTCAAGCATTACGACCTGGGCTCACTGCGCCATCTGTTCCTCGCTGGCGAAAAACTCGACAGCAGCACCCAGCACTGGCTGGAGGAACTCACCGGCAAGCCGGTGCACGACCACTGGTGGCAGACCGAGACCGGCTGGCCGGTGACCGCTCCCTGCACCGGCCTGGACGGTCACGACCTGCGCGCCGGTTCCACCAACCGTGCGGTGCCCGGCTATCACGTGCAGGTGGTGGACGACGAAGGTCAGGTGCTGGGCCCGAACGAGCAGGGCTCCATCGTCATCGCCCTGCCGCTGCCTCCGGGCTGCGCGCAGACCCTGTGGAATGATCATCCGCGTTACCTGCAGGCCTACCTGAAGACCTATCCCGGCTACTACCACACCGGCGACGGCGGCTATGTGGACGAGGAGGGGTTCGTCTACATCATGGGGCGCACCGACGACGTGATTAACGTCTCCGGCCACCGGCTCTCGACTGGTGAGATGGAGGAACTGCTGTCGCTGCATGAGGCCGTGGCCGAGTGCGCGGTGATTGCCGTGGCAGACGAACTCAAGGGGCATGTGCCGCTGGGGCTGGTGGTGCTCAAGGACGACGCGAGGATCGCCGAGGATGCCTTGCAGCGCGAACTGGTGGCGCTGGTGCGCGAGCGCATCGGCGCGCTGGCCTGCTTCCAGCGCGCGGTGGTGGTCAAGCGCCTGCCCAAGACCCGCTCCGGCAAGATCCTTCGCGCCGTGCTGCGCAAGATCGCCGACGGCGAGGAGTACGCGCCACCGTCCACCATCGACGACCCGAGCATCCTTGGCGAGATCGCCGAGCGCCTGGGCAGGGCCGGGCTGGCCAAGGCGAGCTGA
- a CDS encoding TetR family transcriptional regulator codes for MRRTKEDSEKTRQTILDSAEQLFLAKGVSNTSLEEIARSAGVTRGAVYWHFQNKAHLFNDLLNQVRLPPEQLAQRLSGCDGHDPIQSLFELSVEVIENLARHPQRRRILTILLQRCEFTDELRDAEERHNHFVRQFIELCEQLFTRESCRSRLMPGVTPQIASRAVHAMIFGLLSDWLRDPALFDAERETRFLFDALFRGLVRDWSAPLA; via the coding sequence ATGAGAAGAACTAAAGAAGATTCGGAAAAGACACGGCAGACGATTCTCGACTCGGCCGAGCAGCTTTTTCTGGCCAAAGGCGTCTCCAATACGAGCCTCGAAGAGATCGCCCGAAGCGCGGGCGTGACCCGTGGCGCGGTGTATTGGCACTTCCAGAACAAGGCGCATCTATTCAACGATCTGCTCAACCAGGTACGCCTGCCGCCCGAACAACTGGCACAGCGTCTCTCCGGCTGCGACGGGCACGATCCGATCCAGTCACTGTTCGAACTGAGCGTGGAAGTCATCGAAAACCTGGCGCGCCACCCGCAACGCCGGCGCATCCTCACCATCCTGCTGCAGCGCTGCGAATTCACCGACGAACTGCGCGACGCCGAGGAACGGCACAACCACTTCGTCCGTCAGTTCATTGAGTTGTGCGAGCAGTTGTTTACCCGCGAAAGCTGCCGCAGCCGGCTGATGCCGGGCGTGACGCCACAGATCGCTTCGCGCGCGGTGCATGCGATGATTTTCGGTCTGCTCAGCGACTGGCTGCGCGACCCGGCGCTGTTCGATGCGGAGCGGGAAACCCGCTTCCTGTTCGATGCACTGTTCCGGGGGCTGGTGCGCGACTGGAGCGCGCCCCTGGCCTGA
- a CDS encoding neutral zinc metallopeptidase encodes MLWRKGRRSDNVVDERDGSDDGAGSDTGGGGGMRIGGRGLSLGGVAIVVVVGLLMGQDPMQILGSLLGQMDVSQQAPSRPVQGKPANPNDPQVEFVRAILGDTEDTWGEIFARSNARYEQPKLILFNGGVNSACGFASSAVGPFYCPGDHRVYLDLGFFREMEQKFSAAGDFAQAYVIAHEVGHHVQNLLGISAKIQAARQRGARMEGADGLSVRQELQADCFAGVWANHAQQRLNWLEPGDVEEALNAANAIGDDRLQRQARGTVMPDSFTHGTSAQRVRWFKLGFESGSPGKCDTFKAQTL; translated from the coding sequence ATGCTCTGGCGCAAAGGACGACGCAGCGACAACGTAGTGGACGAACGGGATGGCTCTGATGATGGAGCAGGCAGTGACACGGGCGGTGGTGGCGGCATGCGCATCGGCGGACGCGGCCTGAGCCTGGGCGGTGTGGCCATTGTCGTTGTAGTCGGCCTGCTGATGGGCCAGGACCCGATGCAGATCCTCGGCTCGCTGCTGGGCCAGATGGATGTCTCGCAGCAGGCACCGAGCCGCCCGGTACAGGGCAAGCCGGCCAACCCCAATGATCCGCAGGTGGAGTTCGTCCGCGCCATCCTCGGCGACACCGAGGACACCTGGGGCGAGATCTTCGCCCGCAGCAACGCCCGCTACGAGCAACCCAAGCTGATCCTGTTCAACGGCGGGGTGAACTCGGCCTGCGGCTTCGCCTCCTCGGCGGTCGGCCCCTTCTATTGCCCGGGCGACCACAGGGTCTACCTGGACCTCGGCTTCTTCCGCGAGATGGAGCAGAAATTCTCCGCCGCCGGCGACTTCGCCCAGGCGTACGTGATCGCCCACGAAGTCGGCCACCATGTGCAGAACCTGCTGGGCATCTCCGCCAAGATCCAGGCCGCCCGCCAGCGCGGCGCACGCATGGAAGGCGCCGACGGCCTGTCGGTTCGCCAGGAACTGCAGGCCGACTGCTTCGCCGGCGTCTGGGCCAACCACGCCCAGCAGCGCCTGAACTGGCTGGAGCCGGGCGACGTGGAAGAAGCGCTGAATGCCGCCAACGCCATCGGCGACGACCGCCTGCAGCGCCAGGCGCGCGGCACCGTGATGCCCGACTCCTTCACCCACGGCACCTCGGCGCAGCGCGTGCGCTGGTTCAAGCTCGGCTTCGAGAGTGGCTCACCGGGCAAGTGCGATACGTTCAAGGCGCAGACGCTCTAA
- a CDS encoding AraC family transcriptional regulator, which yields MSRTSDWPLPADSLRLVLPPTLLQKLATHPLSRDLYPSSLGHYRRAREHQMSREQHDDHLLIYCSEGQGELLVPGQSQAVGCGDLIWLPPGVAHAYHAAPANPWTIHWVHLRGDGADWLRQAAGYGDSPVRHWGLQHALVSGFSQLLEARLSGYRFQPFLLAASRLRALLCQLPLLRPVRDAGLDLDGLHAYMRDNLHQRLDLPQLAAFCNLSKFHFVSRYRALTGRTPIQHFLHLKIEYACQLLDSSACGVAQVSQAVGYDDSYYFSRLFSKVMGISPSAYRRRLSQGRGGA from the coding sequence ATGTCGAGAACCTCGGACTGGCCCCTTCCCGCCGACAGCCTGCGCCTGGTGCTGCCGCCGACGCTGCTGCAGAAGCTCGCCACGCACCCGCTCAGCCGCGACCTCTATCCCAGTTCCCTGGGTCATTACCGCCGCGCCCGCGAGCATCAGATGAGCCGCGAGCAGCACGACGACCACCTGCTGATCTACTGCAGCGAAGGCCAGGGTGAACTCCTCGTCCCCGGGCAGTCCCAGGCGGTCGGCTGCGGCGACCTGATCTGGCTGCCGCCGGGCGTGGCCCACGCCTACCACGCCGCCCCCGCCAATCCCTGGACAATCCATTGGGTACATCTGCGTGGCGATGGCGCCGACTGGCTGCGCCAGGCCGCCGGCTACGGGGACTCGCCAGTACGCCACTGGGGCCTGCAGCACGCCCTGGTCAGCGGCTTCTCCCAACTGCTGGAGGCGCGCCTGAGCGGCTATCGCTTCCAGCCCTTCCTGCTCGCCGCCAGCCGCCTGCGCGCCCTGCTCTGCCAGTTGCCGTTGCTGCGCCCGGTGCGCGATGCAGGGCTGGACCTGGACGGCCTGCACGCCTACATGCGCGACAACCTGCACCAGCGCCTGGACCTGCCGCAGCTGGCGGCGTTCTGCAACCTCTCCAAGTTCCACTTCGTCAGCCGCTACCGGGCGCTCACCGGGCGCACGCCAATCCAGCACTTCCTGCACCTGAAAATCGAATACGCCTGCCAGTTGCTGGACAGCAGCGCCTGCGGTGTCGCCCAGGTCAGCCAGGCCGTGGGCTATGACGACAGCTATTACTTTTCAAGACTTTTCAGCAAGGTCATGGGGATTTCGCCCAGTGCCTACCGCAGGCGCCTGAGCCAGGGGCGCGGTGGTGCATGA
- a CDS encoding response regulator, producing MVNPDILDEEELAALREVNAPTPRSSVVLLVDEDPEVLAELRDLIEAADIHCLTAQSAAEALRRIRRDESDIDLLITDLPMERKGSGLALIRELNAIGTFLPILVLSGQADTLDLIEAMGLNVVEIMLKPVEPEYFLLALSRCLQDRGA from the coding sequence ATGGTCAACCCGGACATTCTCGACGAGGAAGAACTGGCGGCGCTGCGGGAAGTCAACGCGCCGACTCCGCGCAGTTCCGTGGTACTGCTCGTCGATGAAGATCCTGAGGTGTTGGCGGAGTTGCGCGATCTGATCGAGGCTGCCGACATCCATTGCCTCACCGCCCAGAGCGCCGCCGAAGCGCTGCGCCGTATCCGCCGGGACGAGTCGGACATCGACCTGCTGATCACCGACTTGCCGATGGAGCGCAAGGGTTCGGGGCTGGCACTGATCCGCGAACTCAACGCCATCGGCACCTTCCTGCCGATCCTCGTACTCTCCGGGCAGGCCGACACCCTCGACCTGATCGAGGCAATGGGGCTGAACGTAGTGGAGATCATGCTCAAGCCGGTGGAGCCGGAGTACTTCCTGCTCGCGCTGAGTCGTTGTTTGCAGGATCGAGGAGCGTAG
- a CDS encoding multidrug effflux MFS transporter: MNLRILLILGALSAFGPMAIDFYLPSFPALAHAFDTDVEHIQLSLSAYFAGLAIGQLLYGPLADRVGRRIPLLLGVSIFTLASLACAFVPNLEWLIGARFVQALGGCAGMVISRAVVRDLCDPIAAAKAFSQLMLVMGLAPILAPLCGGLLLDVAGWQSIFFCLTLFSALAGAAIALWLPETIPAGPRAPLRGAGRQYLALFADRSFLTYALTGGVAVAGMFSYIAGSPFVFIQLYGVPPEHYGWIFGSNAAGFILMAQANARLLRYRGPGFWLRRAVWVYFACGATLLAITLAKPAHLWPLLIPLFGAIACLGFLLPNASACAMASQGRHAGSASALMGSLQFTVAACASALVGALHDGSALPMALVITACGLAAALLGWSSGQISERAA, encoded by the coding sequence ATGAATCTCCGTATCCTGCTGATCCTTGGCGCCTTGAGTGCCTTCGGGCCGATGGCCATCGACTTCTATCTGCCCAGCTTCCCGGCGCTGGCGCATGCCTTCGACACCGATGTCGAGCATATCCAGCTGAGCCTGTCGGCGTACTTCGCCGGCCTCGCCATCGGCCAGTTGCTCTACGGCCCGCTGGCCGATCGCGTCGGTCGGCGTATTCCGCTGCTGCTGGGGGTGAGCATCTTCACCCTGGCCTCGCTGGCCTGTGCCTTCGTGCCGAACCTGGAGTGGCTGATCGGCGCGCGTTTCGTCCAGGCGCTGGGTGGTTGCGCGGGCATGGTGATTTCGCGGGCGGTGGTGCGTGACCTGTGCGATCCGATCGCCGCCGCCAAGGCCTTCTCGCAGCTGATGCTGGTGATGGGGCTGGCGCCGATCCTCGCGCCGTTGTGCGGCGGCTTGCTGCTGGACGTGGCTGGCTGGCAGTCGATCTTCTTCTGCCTGACGCTGTTCAGTGCGCTGGCCGGCGCGGCAATTGCCCTGTGGCTGCCGGAGACCATCCCGGCCGGTCCGCGGGCACCCTTGCGCGGGGCTGGGCGGCAATACCTGGCGCTGTTCGCCGACCGCTCCTTCCTCACCTATGCGCTGACCGGTGGCGTCGCCGTGGCCGGAATGTTCTCCTACATCGCCGGTTCACCGTTCGTGTTCATCCAGCTCTATGGCGTACCGCCCGAACACTACGGCTGGATCTTCGGCAGCAACGCCGCCGGCTTCATCCTGATGGCGCAGGCGAATGCGCGGCTGCTGCGCTATCGCGGGCCGGGCTTCTGGTTGCGCAGGGCGGTGTGGGTGTACTTCGCCTGCGGCGCGACGCTGCTGGCGATCACCCTGGCTAAACCGGCGCACCTGTGGCCGCTGCTGATCCCGCTGTTCGGCGCCATCGCTTGCCTGGGCTTCCTGCTGCCCAACGCATCGGCCTGCGCCATGGCCAGCCAGGGGCGCCACGCCGGGAGCGCGTCAGCCCTGATGGGTAGCCTGCAATTCACGGTGGCGGCGTGCGCTTCGGCACTGGTCGGTGCGCTGCACGACGGTTCGGCGTTGCCGATGGCCCTGGTGATTACCGCCTGCGGTCTGGCGGCGGCGCTGCTCGGCTGGTCCAGCGGACAGATCAGCGAACGCGCCGCCTGA
- a CDS encoding efflux RND transporter periplasmic adaptor subunit — protein MQFVRRLPVALAVFGLPALFATVLQAEDKPATTAPPPPPVTIEVAKTSVVPVTLEYAARTAGYREVEVRAQVSGILQRRTYEEGRPVKEGQVLFRIDPRPYQAALGQAQGALAQAQARYRQTDRDLIRIRELQKKGFASESELDRYISNFEQAKADVEAARANVQAKQIDLNYTTVTAPISGMASKEVRSEGSLVAAADPGSSLLTKLTQLDPVYVNFAYPDTEAARLRDGVQSGRLSLPADGKLSAELHFGDGSQYPIDGVVDFTDSFVNTGTGTVNARAVVPNPKNQLIPGQFVRVLVKGITRKNAVTLPERALAQGPRGTFVYVVDKDGLARVRQVTTSQTVNGRWIIEAGVDAGDKVIVDGLIKVRPDQPVKPVEGGAQQPASNTAQSQS, from the coding sequence ATGCAGTTTGTCCGCCGTCTGCCCGTTGCGCTTGCTGTATTTGGCTTGCCTGCCTTGTTTGCCACGGTGCTGCAGGCTGAGGACAAACCTGCCACTACTGCTCCGCCGCCTCCGCCGGTGACCATTGAAGTCGCCAAGACCTCGGTGGTTCCCGTCACGCTGGAGTACGCCGCCCGCACCGCAGGTTACCGTGAGGTGGAAGTGCGTGCGCAGGTCAGCGGTATCCTGCAGCGCCGCACCTACGAAGAAGGCCGTCCGGTCAAGGAAGGGCAGGTGCTGTTCCGCATCGACCCGCGTCCTTATCAGGCTGCTCTGGGTCAGGCCCAGGGCGCATTGGCACAGGCCCAGGCGCGCTACCGCCAGACTGACCGGGACCTGATCCGTATCCGCGAGCTGCAGAAGAAAGGCTTCGCCAGCGAAAGCGAGCTGGACCGCTACATCTCCAACTTCGAACAGGCCAAGGCCGACGTCGAGGCCGCCCGTGCCAACGTGCAGGCCAAGCAGATCGACTTGAACTACACCACGGTGACCGCGCCGATTTCCGGCATGGCGAGTAAGGAAGTGCGTTCCGAAGGCAGCCTGGTGGCCGCTGCGGACCCCGGGTCCAGCCTGCTCACCAAGCTCACCCAGCTGGACCCGGTGTACGTCAACTTCGCGTACCCCGATACCGAGGCGGCGCGCCTGCGCGATGGCGTGCAGAGCGGCCGGCTGAGCCTGCCGGCGGACGGCAAGCTGAGTGCCGAGCTGCACTTCGGCGACGGTAGCCAGTACCCCATCGATGGCGTGGTGGACTTCACCGACAGCTTCGTCAACACCGGCACCGGCACCGTGAATGCCCGCGCCGTGGTGCCCAACCCGAAGAACCAGTTGATTCCCGGCCAGTTCGTTCGTGTGCTGGTCAAAGGCATCACCCGCAAGAACGCGGTCACCCTGCCTGAGCGTGCGCTGGCCCAGGGCCCGCGCGGCACCTTTGTCTATGTCGTGGACAAGGACGGCCTCGCTCGCGTGCGGCAGGTCACCACCTCGCAGACAGTGAATGGTCGCTGGATCATCGAAGCGGGGGTGGATGCCGGGGACAAGGTCATCGTGGACGGCCTGATCAAGGTGCGCCCTGATCAGCCGGTCAAGCCGGTAGAAGGTGGCGCGCAGCAGCCTGCGTCCAATACTGCCCAGTCCCAGTCCTAA
- a CDS encoding heavy-metal-associated domain-containing protein — MHTFQVKGMSCGHCVRSITQAVQALDAAADVQVDLGQGEVRVASRLDDSAILAAIREEGYEAEVA, encoded by the coding sequence ATGCATACCTTCCAGGTAAAAGGCATGAGCTGCGGTCACTGCGTACGCTCCATTACCCAGGCGGTGCAGGCGCTGGATGCGGCCGCGGACGTTCAGGTCGACCTGGGCCAGGGTGAAGTGCGCGTCGCCAGCCGTCTGGACGACTCGGCGATTCTCGCGGCGATCCGTGAGGAAGGTTACGAAGCTGAAGTCGCCTGA
- a CDS encoding efflux RND transporter permease subunit, translated as MISRFFIDRPIFAMVISIMFLLGGMAAMHALPIAQYPEILPPQVSVTTNYPGASSQVIAETVAAPLEQEINGVEGMIYQLSTSDSSGAMTLTVYFKVGTDPDQATINVNNKVQAALAKLPQEVRRQGVKVQKKSSDILQLVILYSPDNSVSPVQISNYALINVIDELKRLPGVGDVTQFGAKDYSMRIWLRPDKLAQYNLTPTDVVNAIQEQNSQFAAGNFGKEPLNTPQDFTYTVSTQGRFSDPKQFENIILRTDSTGASLLLKDVARVELGAQDYSMMTTLNGQQNAAFGVYLQPGANALDTAEAVRSTMDRLSKRFPQGIVYTIPYDTTVFVKVSIEEVIHTFFEALVLVMLVVYLFLQNIRATLIPVLAIPVSLVGTFAGMYLLGFSINLLTLFGLVLAIGIVVDDAIVVLENVERVMRTEKLGPREAAIKAMEEVTGPIVAIVLVLCAVFVPVGFLGGLAGQMYQQFAITIAVSVVISGIVALTLSPALCALILKPEHKEPAAPFRWFNRMFDKATEGYGAGVQFFLKRASVGLLLVGGMIALMVVLFGRVPGSLVPDEDQGYVLNAYILPPASSLKRTEELTNAVSDQLQKHPAVKDVVTFSGLNILTNTNVTSAGVSFVTLKDWNERKEAALDARNLTRTFMGMGAREQGGVTLSFNPPPITGMSTTGGFEAYIQDRSGGTPEQLQAIVQKFMAAAAKRPELAGVTTTFNADVPQYYIDLDRTKARAFGVAINDVFTAMQSTFGAYYVNDFSLFGRTWKVNLQSESDFRRKPEDLKQVFVRSATGELIPLATLVQVKRILGPDTFSRFNVFPAAKLLGGPAPGYSSGQALAAMQQVADQTLGQDYMLTWIGSAYQELEAQGSGSQAFIFGLILVFLILAAQYERWSLPLAVVTAVPFAVFGAILAIWLRGIDNDVYFQVGLVTLIGLAAKNAILIIEFAVLCREEQGMGPVEAALEAAKLRFRPIVMTSLAFILGCVPLAISTGAGSASRHSIGTGVIGGMLAATLLATFLIPMFYMLVESASDKLSSRKNKGKPAEGEVHKA; from the coding sequence GTGATTTCGCGCTTCTTCATCGATCGTCCGATCTTTGCCATGGTGATCTCCATCATGTTCCTGCTGGGCGGGATGGCGGCCATGCACGCCTTGCCGATTGCCCAGTACCCGGAGATCCTCCCGCCGCAGGTGTCGGTGACCACCAACTATCCGGGCGCCAGTTCGCAGGTGATCGCGGAAACCGTCGCCGCGCCGCTGGAACAGGAAATCAACGGCGTCGAAGGCATGATCTACCAGCTGTCCACCTCGGACAGCAGCGGTGCCATGACCCTCACCGTGTACTTCAAGGTCGGTACCGATCCCGACCAGGCCACCATCAACGTCAACAACAAGGTGCAGGCAGCGCTGGCCAAGCTGCCCCAGGAAGTGCGCCGGCAGGGCGTGAAGGTGCAGAAGAAGTCTTCGGACATCCTGCAGCTGGTGATCCTGTACTCGCCGGACAACTCGGTCAGCCCGGTGCAGATCAGTAACTACGCGCTGATCAACGTCATCGACGAGCTCAAGCGTCTGCCCGGCGTGGGCGACGTCACCCAGTTCGGCGCCAAGGACTACTCCATGCGCATCTGGCTGCGCCCGGACAAGCTGGCGCAGTACAACCTCACGCCGACCGATGTGGTCAACGCCATTCAGGAGCAGAACTCGCAGTTCGCCGCCGGCAACTTCGGCAAGGAGCCGCTGAACACCCCGCAGGACTTCACCTATACGGTAAGTACCCAGGGCCGCTTCTCCGATCCGAAACAGTTCGAGAACATCATCCTGCGTACCGACAGCACTGGCGCCAGTCTGCTGCTCAAGGACGTCGCCCGGGTCGAACTGGGGGCTCAGGACTACTCGATGATGACCACCCTGAATGGCCAGCAGAACGCGGCCTTCGGTGTGTACCTGCAGCCCGGCGCCAACGCCCTGGATACCGCCGAGGCCGTGCGCAGCACCATGGACCGGCTGTCCAAGCGCTTCCCGCAGGGCATCGTCTACACCATCCCCTACGACACCACGGTGTTCGTGAAGGTGTCCATCGAGGAGGTGATTCACACCTTCTTCGAGGCCCTGGTGCTGGTGATGCTGGTGGTCTACCTGTTCCTGCAGAACATTCGCGCCACCCTGATCCCGGTGCTGGCGATCCCGGTATCGCTGGTCGGCACCTTCGCTGGCATGTACCTGCTGGGCTTCTCCATCAACCTGTTGACCCTGTTCGGCCTGGTGCTGGCCATCGGCATCGTGGTCGACGACGCCATCGTGGTGTTGGAGAACGTCGAACGGGTAATGCGAACGGAGAAGCTCGGACCACGGGAGGCAGCGATCAAGGCGATGGAGGAGGTGACGGGGCCGATCGTCGCCATCGTCCTCGTGCTCTGCGCGGTGTTCGTGCCGGTTGGCTTCCTCGGCGGTCTCGCCGGGCAGATGTACCAGCAGTTCGCGATCACCATTGCGGTGTCGGTGGTGATCTCCGGCATCGTCGCACTGACTTTGTCACCGGCGCTCTGCGCACTGATCCTCAAGCCCGAGCACAAGGAACCGGCAGCGCCTTTCCGCTGGTTCAACCGCATGTTCGACAAGGCCACCGAAGGCTACGGCGCGGGCGTGCAGTTCTTCCTCAAGCGCGCGTCCGTCGGCCTGCTGCTGGTCGGCGGGATGATCGCGCTGATGGTGGTGCTGTTCGGCCGGGTGCCCGGCTCGCTGGTGCCTGACGAGGACCAGGGTTATGTGCTCAACGCCTACATCCTGCCGCCAGCTTCCTCGCTCAAGCGCACCGAGGAGCTGACCAACGCGGTCTCCGATCAGTTGCAGAAGCATCCGGCGGTCAAGGACGTGGTGACCTTCTCTGGCCTGAACATCCTGACCAACACCAACGTCACCAGCGCTGGTGTGTCCTTCGTGACCTTGAAGGACTGGAATGAGCGCAAGGAAGCGGCGCTGGATGCGCGCAACCTGACGCGTACCTTCATGGGCATGGGCGCCCGTGAACAGGGCGGCGTGACCCTGTCGTTCAACCCGCCGCCGATCACTGGCATGTCCACCACCGGCGGCTTCGAGGCCTACATCCAGGACCGCAGCGGCGGCACTCCCGAGCAGCTGCAGGCAATCGTGCAGAAGTTCATGGCAGCGGCTGCCAAGCGTCCTGAACTGGCCGGCGTGACCACCACCTTCAACGCCGACGTGCCGCAGTACTACATCGACCTGGACCGTACCAAGGCACGTGCCTTTGGCGTGGCGATCAACGATGTGTTCACCGCCATGCAGTCGACCTTCGGCGCCTACTACGTCAACGACTTCAGCCTGTTCGGTCGTACCTGGAAGGTGAACCTGCAGTCCGAGTCGGACTTCCGCCGCAAGCCGGAGGACCTCAAGCAGGTCTTCGTGCGCTCCGCCACTGGCGAGCTGATTCCGCTCGCGACGCTGGTGCAGGTCAAGCGCATCCTTGGCCCGGATACCTTCTCGCGCTTCAACGTGTTCCCCGCGGCCAAGCTGCTCGGCGGCCCGGCTCCGGGCTACAGCTCCGGCCAGGCGTTGGCGGCGATGCAGCAGGTGGCTGACCAGACCCTCGGCCAGGACTACATGCTGACCTGGATCGGTTCGGCCTACCAGGAGCTGGAGGCGCAGGGTTCGGGCAGCCAGGCATTCATCTTCGGCCTGATCCTGGTGTTCCTCATCCTGGCGGCGCAGTACGAGCGCTGGTCGTTGCCGCTGGCGGTGGTCACCGCGGTGCCCTTCGCGGTATTCGGCGCCATCCTCGCCATCTGGCTGCGCGGCATCGACAACGACGTGTACTTCCAGGTGGGTCTGGTGACGCTGATCGGTCTTGCGGCGAAGAACGCGATCCTGATCATCGAGTTCGCCGTGCTCTGCCGTGAAGAGCAGGGCATGGGGCCGGTGGAGGCAGCGCTGGAAGCGGCCAAGCTGCGCTTCCGCCCGATCGTCATGACCTCGCTGGCGTTCATCCTGGGTTGCGTGCCGTTGGCGATCAGCACCGGCGCGGGCTCGGCCAGCCGTCACTCGATCGGTACCGGGGTAATCGGCGGCATGCTCGCCGCGACCCTGCTGGCGACCTTCCTCATCCCGATGTTCTACATGCTGGTGGAGTCGGCCTCCGACAAGCTGTCCAGCCGCAAGAACAAGGGCAAGCCCGCCGAGGGCGAGGTCCACAAGGCCTGA